A genome region from Sander vitreus isolate 19-12246 chromosome 21, sanVit1, whole genome shotgun sequence includes the following:
- the mylpfb gene encoding myosin regulatory light chain 2, skeletal muscle encodes MFCMLKVYFTFLSLFFQAPKKAKRRQQQGEGGSSNVFSMFEQSQIQEYKEAFTIIDQNRDGIISKDDLRDVLATMGQLNVKNEELEAMVKEASGPINFTVFLTMFGEKLKGADPEDVIVSAFKVLDPEATGSIKKEFLEELLTTQCDRFTAEEMTNLWAAFPPDVAGNVDYKNICYVITHGEEKEE; translated from the exons atgttttgtatgttaaaagtgtattttacctttctttctctttttttccaggCACCCAAGAAAGCCAAGAGGAGGCAGCAGCAGGGTGAGGGTGGTTCCTCCAACGTGTTCTCCATGTTTGAGCAGAGCCAGATCCAGGAGTACAAGGAG GCTTTCACAATCATTGACCAGAACAGAGATGGCATCATCAGCAAGGATGACCTCAGGGATGTGCTGGCCACCATGGGTCAACTGAATGTGAAGAATGAGGAGCTGGAGGCCATGGTGAAGGAGGCCAGCGGCCCCATTAACTTCACCGTCTTCCTGACCATGTTCGGCGAGAAGCTGAAGG GTGCTGACCCCGAGGACGTTATTGTGAGCGCTTTCAAGGTCCTGGACCCCGAGGCCACTGGCTCCATCAAGAAGGAATT CCTTGAGGAGCTCCTGACCACCCAGTGCGACAGGTTCACCGCTGAGGAG ATGACCAACCTGTGGGCTGCTTTCCCCCCTGATGTGGCTGGCAACGTGGACTACAAGAACATCTGCTACGTCATCACACAcggagaggaaaaggaggagtaA
- the LOC144536578 gene encoding sesquipedalian-1-like translates to MKIDEKIFTFFESCTSQVDKEGYLYKKGEIKTSYQKRWCVLKGNLLFYKDRPADRDVTGVIVLEGCTVQLCESEEQFAFSLVWSDPGLRTYKFAAEDQAGQESWIKALLSASHSYLALLVMDMEKKYRDALGKFSSEPANPFVIPNFNTAGAAYIPAAYQRTQSSPLPLYPAAGVGAGPSLSSNQTLQPLTISSKSASKRSPKLWSKRNANVVPVNTPALPLGEWSGLCLGSKEEFTKLHEDFGKEVKELIADWLKRGQGDEVVQGENLIDFG, encoded by the exons ATGAAGATTGACGAAAAGATTTTCACCTTTTTTGAATCTTGCACCTCACAAGTGGACAAAGAAGGGTACCTCTACAAGAAG GGCGAGATAAAGACTTCCTATCAGAAGCGCTGGTGCGTGCTGAAGGGGAACCTCCTCTTCTACAAGGACCGGCCGGCTGACCGGGACGTGACGGGAGTGATTGTTCTGGAGGGCTGCACCGTCCAGCTGTGCGAGTCCGAGGAGCAGTTTGCCTTCTCGCTGGTGTGGAGCGATCCGGGACTGCGAACATACAAGTTTGCTGCAGAGGACCAGGCCGGTCAGGAGAGCTGGATCAAAGCCCTGCTGTCAGCCAGCCACAGCTACCTGGCCCTGCTGGTGATGGACATGGAGAAGAAGTACagag ATGCATTAGGCAAATTCTCCAGTGAACCAGCCAACCCTTTCGTAATACCAAATTTCAACACAGCAGGAGCGGCATATATTCCTGCAGCCTATCAGAGGACACAATCGTCACCGTTACCTTTGTATCCAGCAGCAGGTGTGGGAGCAGGACCGAGTCTGAGCTCCAATCAGACGCTTCAACCTCTGACCATTTCATCCAAATCAGCCAGTAAAAGATCACCCAAACTCTGGTCCAAGAGGAACGCAAACGTGGTGCCTGTTAAcactcctgctctgcctttgggggagtgGTCAGGGCTCTGTTTAGGCTCCAAGGAGGAATTTACAAAATTGCATGAAGATTTTGGAAAAGAGGTGAAGGAACTGATTGCTGATTGGCTGAAGAGGGGACAAGGTGATGAAGTTGTTCAGGGTGAAAACTTAATAGATTTTGGATAA
- the LOC144536490 gene encoding uncharacterized protein LOC144536490: MQSVKCVVVGDSGIGKTYLLFTYIKKIFPKEYIPGFYDTYTTQVNVDNQTISLNLADSAGREEYDHIRPLCYNQANVIIICFSIASPTSYENVKSKWHPEVKHHCPNVPILLVGTKSDLHDDQEILEKLRQQNQTTVTKQQGTAMAKQIKAVKYLECASINQHGLNEVFDEAVRAFLSHSITTKKPCVLLMSKLERLNARVAKLLTEAVQEVLEVVKETVSEYQEKTARTQRENESLKRRLQELQDTITRESVAVLSTTSLLPEEKEVRPNQEQDFGLALREDSDLCLAEQKQISSHKPDHDVKQESTQQESYNNTESQAKCNSAQPTEHCKAQPEEVTRIIEEAMAVHTIHSANKDISSVSSTNVCTSPSSTIKRELELTDCATSEPPSLQEQYSGCVDLSCNSSRQNSAEERSQVSAEPYGRVFAHSNHAIPRRHGFAKTNRAAFDGRKISLEHFRRDESHLCIVCGKTFSRVGNLRIHERCHTGEKPYGCIQCGRRFSQAGDLKKHKRVHTGEKPYYCNQCGKSFSRGENLKRHQKIHIGEILQLQQVWREQQQ, from the exons ATGCAGAGTGTCAAGTGTGTGGTTGTTGGAGACAGTGGAATAGGAAAGACCTACCTACTCTTCACCTACATCAAAAAGATCTTTCCTAAGGAGTACATACCAGGTTTCTACGACACATACACTACCCAGGTTAATGTAGACAACCAGACTATCAGCCTGAACCTTGCGGACAGCGCTGGCAGAGAGGAATATGACCATATACGCCCCCTCTGCTACAATCAAGCCAATGTCATCATCATTTGCTTCTCCATTGCTAGCCCAACATCCTATGAGAATGTCAAGAGCAAATGGCATCCAGAGGTTAAACACCATTGCCCTAATGTGCCTATTCTCCTTGTGGGAACTAAGAGTGACCTGCATGATGATCAGGAGATTCTGGAGAAACTGAGACAGCAGAATCAGACCACAGTCACCAAGCAGCAGGGAACAGCAATGGCAAAGCAAATTAAGGCTGTTAAATATCTCGAGTGTGCTTCAATCAACCAGCATGGActgaatgaagtgtttgatgagGCTGTGCGTGCCTTTCTCAGTCATTCAATCACCACCAAGAAACCCTGTGTACTCTT GATGTCTAAACTTGAACGTTTGAATGCTCGTGTTGCCAAGCTACTGACTGAAGCGGTGCAGGAGGTTCTGGAGGTGGTGAAGGAGACAGTGTCCGAGTACCAGGAGAAAACTgccagaacacagagagagaatgagagtctgaagaggaggctgcaggaGCTCCAGGACACGATAACAAGAGAGAGCGTAG CTGTTCTATCAACAACTAGTCTGTTACCTGAAGAAAAAGAAGTCAGACCGAATCAAGAGCAGGACTTTGGTCTCGCTTTGAGGGAGGACTCAGACCTCTGTCTCGCAGAGCAAAAACAGATAAGCAGCCACAAACCTGACCATGACGTGAAGCAGGAATCGACACAACAGGAGAGCTACAATAACACTGAATCACAAGCTAAGTGCAACTCGGCACAACCAACAGAACATTGCAAAGCACAACCAGAGGAGGTGACACGCATTATTGAGGAGGCAATGGCAGTCCACACAATACACAGTGCAAACAAGGACATCAGTTCTGTCTCATCCACAAATGTGTGCACCTCTCCCTCCAGCACTATCAAAAGAGAGTTAGAACTAACCGACTGCGCAACATCGGAACCACCATCTCTTCAAGAACAATATAGTGGATGTGTGGATTTAAGCTGCAACTCTTCCCGTCAGAACTCTGCTGAGGAAAGGTCACAAGTTAGCGCTGAACCTTACGGACGTGTCTTTGCCCACTCAAATCATGCCATACCGAGGAGGCATGGCTTTGCAAAAACCAACAGGGCTGCATTTGACGGGAGAAAAATCAGTCTTGAGCACTTCAGGAGAGATGAATCACACTTGTGCATTGTATGTGGAAAGACGTTCAGCAGGGTCGGGAACTTAAGAATCCACGAGCGTTGTCATACGGGAGAGAAGCCGTATGGCTGCATACAGTGTGGGAGACGTTTTAGTCAGGCAGGAGACCTGAAAAAACACAAGAGGGTCCACACAGGGGAGAAACCGTACTACTGCAACCAGTGTGGCAAGAGCTTTAGTCGGGGGGAGAATCTGAAAAGACATCAGAAGATCCACATTGGAGAGATTTTACAGTTACAGCAAGTGTGGAGGGAGCAACAGCAATGA
- the LOC144536491 gene encoding uncharacterized protein LOC144536491, producing the protein MSKIERLNARVEKLLSKAVQEVLEVVKETVSEYQEKTARTQRENQSLKRRLQELQEKLETNGSVPQISPAAQQADAELHLMEQKQKEEMEENIDLIPSDKDIAVICPSYSFEDLDCEASIPLLVTPCVSPRATTGPHLGGDDFNNPRALKRETDHGLSAPISNHVVTISENAHKMKVEPTSNEDAMRNTNYFHDDAGTSATSSHRLNLEPPQANSGLYTESGVVFRVDQNGIEEPLSQRYNNTNSVAEKHHTTQTSSEVDDSGSSGFQRNSRKHYCCSLCGRTFRHAGDYKKHNRVHTGEKPYCCSVCGKRFSQSGYLTVHLRYHTGEKPFGCSHCGKSFSHSSNMKKHQQTHL; encoded by the exons ATGTCCAAAATTGAACGTCTGAATGCCCGAGTGGAAAAGCTGCTGTCTAAAGCTGTGCAGGAGGTTCTGGAGGTGGTGAAAGAGACAGTGTCCGAGTACCAGGAGAAAACTgccagaacacagagagagaaccaGAGtctgaagaggaggctgcaggaGCTCCAGGAGAAACTAGAAACCAATG gAAGCGTACCACAAATTTCCCCTGCAGCCCAGCAGGCGGATGCAGAGCTGCATCTGATGGagcagaaacagaaagaggagaTGGAAGAGAACATTGATCTCATCCCCTCTGATAAGGACATTGCAGTAATCTGTCCTTCATATTCATTTGAAGACCTTGACTGCGAAGCATCCATCCCATTATTAGTCACCCCTTGTGTCTCCCCTAGAGCTACGACAGGACCACATTTAGGTGGCGATGACTTCAACAATCCAAGAGCTCTTAAAAGGGAGACTGATCATGGACTGTCAGCACCTATTTCAAATCATGTTGTTACAATCTCTGAAAACGCTCATAAAATGAAAGTAGAGCCTACGTCGAATGAAGACGCCATGCGcaacacaaattattttcatgATGATGCTGGTACGAGCGCTACATCCTCACACAGACTAAACCTAGAGCCTCCTCAAGCCAATTCAGGACTCTACACTGAGTCAGGGGTTGTCTTCCGTGTGGATCAAAATGGCATAGAGGAGCCACTATCCCAAAGATACAACAATACCAACAGTGTTGCAGAAAAACATCACACCACTCAAACAAGCTCAGAAGTGGACGATTCAGGCTCAAGTGGGTTCCAGAGAAACAGCAGAAAACACTACTGCTGCTCGCTCTGTGGTCGCACCTTTAGGCACGCCGGCGactacaaaaaacacaacagggtGCACACGGGCGAGAAGCCCTACTGCTGCTCGGTGTGCGGGAAGCGCTTCAGTCAGTCGGGCTACCTGACGGTGCATCTGCGCtaccacacaggagagaagccgtTTGGCTGCAGTCATTGTGGCAAAAGTTTTAGTCACTCAAGTAACATGAAGAAACACCAGCAGACTCATCTGTGA